A part of Streptomyces sp. NBC_01235 genomic DNA contains:
- a CDS encoding quinone-dependent dihydroorotate dehydrogenase, with product MYKIFFNLVFKRMDPEQAHHLAFRWIRLAVRIPVLRTFVAAALAPRYGELRTEAFGLRMHGPFGLAAGFDKNAVAIDGMSMLGFDHVEIGTVTGEPQPGNPRKRLFRLVRDRALINRMGFNNEGSLAVAARLASREPVFRPVVGVNIGKTKAVPEEEAVGDYVKSTERLAPYADYLVVNVSSPNTPGLRNLQATDALRPLLSAVREAADRVVTSRRVPLLVKIAPDLADDDVDAVADLAVELGLDGIIATNTTIARDGLGLKSEPSLVKETGGLSGAPLKARSLEVLRRLYARVGDRITLVGVGGVENAEDAWQRILAGATLVQGYSAFIYEGPFWGRAIHKGLAARLRTSPYATLADAVGADVRKTA from the coding sequence ATGTACAAGATCTTCTTCAACCTCGTCTTCAAACGGATGGACCCGGAGCAGGCCCACCACCTGGCCTTCCGCTGGATCCGGCTCGCCGTCCGCATCCCGGTGCTGCGCACCTTCGTCGCGGCCGCCCTGGCACCCCGCTACGGGGAACTGCGCACCGAGGCCTTCGGGCTGCGCATGCACGGCCCCTTCGGGCTCGCCGCGGGCTTCGACAAGAACGCCGTCGCGATCGACGGGATGTCGATGCTGGGCTTCGACCACGTCGAGATCGGCACGGTCACCGGCGAGCCACAGCCCGGCAACCCCAGGAAGCGGCTGTTCCGGCTCGTGCGGGACCGGGCGCTGATCAACCGCATGGGGTTCAACAACGAGGGCTCGCTGGCCGTGGCGGCCCGGCTCGCGTCCCGTGAGCCGGTCTTCAGGCCCGTGGTGGGTGTCAACATCGGCAAGACCAAGGCCGTACCGGAGGAGGAGGCCGTCGGCGACTACGTGAAGTCGACCGAGCGGCTCGCGCCGTACGCCGACTACCTGGTCGTGAACGTCTCCTCGCCGAACACGCCGGGGCTGCGCAACCTTCAGGCCACGGACGCGCTGCGGCCGCTGCTGAGCGCCGTCCGGGAGGCCGCCGACCGCGTGGTGACCTCGCGGCGCGTCCCGCTGCTGGTGAAGATCGCCCCGGACCTGGCCGACGACGACGTCGACGCGGTCGCCGACCTGGCCGTCGAACTCGGCCTGGACGGGATCATCGCCACGAACACCACCATCGCGCGCGATGGGCTCGGTCTGAAATCCGAACCCTCCCTGGTGAAGGAGACCGGCGGCCTGTCCGGGGCGCCCCTCAAGGCCCGCTCCCTGGAGGTGCTGCGCCGTCTCTACGCGCGCGTGGGCGACCGCATCACCCTCGTGGGCGTCGGCGGCGTCGAGAACGCCGAGGACGCCTGGCAGCGCATCCTGGCCGGTGCCACGCTGGTCCAGGGGTACAGCGCCTTCATCTACGAAGGGCCCTTCTGGGGCCGCGCGATCCACAAGGGCCTCGCCGCCCGCCTGCGGACGAGTCCCTACGCCACCCTCGCCGACGCGGTCGGCGCCGACGTGAGGAAGACGGCATGA
- the carB gene encoding carbamoyl-phosphate synthase large subunit — protein MPKRTDIQSVLVIGSGPIVIGQAAEFDYSGTQACRILRAEGLRVILVNSNPATIMTDPEIADATYIEPITPEFVEKIIAKERPDTLLPTLGGQTALNTAISLAENGVLEKYGVELIGANVEAINKGEDRDLFKEVVEEVRRKIGHGESARSVICHTMDEVIAGVDELGGYPVVVRPSFTMGGAGSGFAHDQEELRRIAGQGLTLSPTTEVLLEESILGWKEYELELMRDKHDNVVVVCSIENFDPMGVHTGDSITVAPAMTLTDREYQILRDIGIAVIREVGVDTGGCNIQFAVNPEDGRVIVIEMNPRVSRSSALASKATGFPIAKIAAKLAVGYTLDEIPNDITKETPASFEPTLDYVVVKAPRFAFEKFPSADSTLTTTMKSVGEAMAIGRNFTEAFQKALRSLEKKGSQFTFVGEPGDKDELLRESVRPTDGRINTVMQAIRAGATPEEVFEYTKIDPWFVDQLFLIKETADELAAAERLDGDLLAEAKRHGFSDQQIGEIRGLREDVVREVRHALGVRPVYKTVDTCAAEFAAKTPYFYSSYDEESEVAPREKPAVIILGSGPNRIGQGIEFDYSCVHASFALSDAGYETVMVNCNPETVSTDYDTSDRLYFEPLTLEDVLEIVHAEAQAGPIAGVVVQLGGQTPLGLAQALKDNGVPIVGTPPEAIHAAEDRGAFGRVLAEAGLPAPKHGTATTFAEAKAIADEIGYPVLVRPSYVLGGRGMEIVYDETRLSSYIAESTEISPTRPVLVDRFLDDAIEIDVDALYDGEELYLGGVMEHIEEAGIHSGDSACALPPITLGGFDIKRLRASTEAIARGVGVRGLINIQFAMAGDILYVLEANPRASRTVPFTSKATAVPLAKAAARISLGASIAELRAEGLLPATGDGGELPLDAPISVKEAVMPWSRFRDTSGRGVDTVLGPEMRSTGEVMGIDSVFGTAYAKSQAGAYGPLPTKGRAFISVANRDKRSMIFPARELVGHGFELLATSGTAEVLKRNGINATVVRKQSEGTGPNGEKTIVQLIHDGEVDLIVNTPYGTGGRLDGYEIRTAAVARSVPCLTTVQALAAAVQGIDALNHGDVGVRSLQEHAEHLTAARA, from the coding sequence GTGCCTAAGCGCACCGATATCCAGTCCGTCCTGGTCATCGGCTCCGGCCCGATCGTCATCGGCCAGGCCGCCGAGTTCGACTACTCCGGCACCCAGGCGTGCCGCATCCTGCGCGCCGAGGGCCTCAGGGTCATCCTCGTCAACTCCAACCCGGCGACGATCATGACCGACCCGGAGATCGCCGACGCCACCTACATCGAGCCGATCACCCCCGAGTTCGTCGAGAAGATCATCGCCAAGGAGCGGCCGGACACGCTGCTGCCCACCCTGGGCGGCCAGACGGCCCTCAACACGGCGATCTCGCTCGCCGAGAACGGCGTCCTGGAGAAGTACGGCGTCGAGCTGATCGGCGCCAACGTGGAGGCCATCAACAAGGGCGAGGACCGCGACCTGTTCAAGGAGGTCGTGGAGGAGGTCCGCCGCAAGATCGGGCACGGCGAGTCGGCGCGCTCGGTCATCTGCCACACCATGGACGAGGTCATCGCCGGCGTCGACGAGCTCGGCGGCTACCCGGTCGTCGTCCGCCCCTCCTTCACCATGGGCGGCGCCGGTTCCGGCTTCGCCCACGACCAGGAGGAGCTGCGCCGCATCGCCGGCCAGGGCCTCACGCTCTCCCCGACCACCGAGGTGCTCCTGGAGGAGTCCATCCTCGGCTGGAAGGAGTACGAGCTGGAGCTGATGCGGGACAAGCACGACAACGTCGTGGTCGTCTGCTCCATCGAGAACTTCGACCCCATGGGCGTGCACACCGGCGACTCGATCACCGTCGCGCCCGCGATGACGCTGACCGACCGCGAGTACCAGATCCTGCGTGACATCGGCATCGCCGTGATCCGTGAGGTCGGCGTCGACACCGGTGGCTGCAACATCCAGTTCGCGGTGAACCCCGAGGACGGTCGCGTGATCGTCATCGAGATGAACCCGCGCGTGTCGCGGTCCTCTGCCCTCGCCTCCAAGGCGACCGGCTTCCCCATCGCCAAGATCGCGGCCAAGCTCGCCGTCGGCTACACCCTCGACGAGATCCCGAACGACATCACGAAGGAGACCCCGGCCTCCTTCGAGCCGACGCTCGACTACGTGGTCGTGAAGGCCCCGCGCTTCGCCTTCGAGAAGTTCCCGAGCGCCGACTCCACCCTCACCACCACCATGAAGTCGGTCGGCGAGGCCATGGCCATCGGCCGCAACTTCACCGAGGCCTTCCAGAAGGCGCTGCGCTCGCTGGAGAAGAAGGGCAGCCAGTTCACCTTCGTCGGCGAGCCCGGCGACAAGGACGAGCTGCTGCGCGAGTCCGTGCGCCCCACCGACGGCCGGATCAACACCGTCATGCAGGCCATCCGCGCGGGTGCCACGCCCGAGGAGGTCTTCGAGTACACGAAGATCGACCCCTGGTTCGTCGACCAGCTCTTCCTCATCAAGGAGACCGCCGACGAGCTGGCCGCCGCCGAACGTCTGGACGGCGACCTGCTCGCCGAGGCCAAGCGGCACGGCTTCTCCGACCAGCAGATCGGCGAGATCCGCGGCCTGCGCGAGGACGTCGTCCGCGAGGTCCGGCACGCGCTGGGCGTCCGCCCGGTCTACAAGACGGTCGACACCTGCGCCGCCGAGTTCGCCGCGAAGACGCCGTACTTCTACTCCTCCTACGACGAGGAGAGCGAGGTCGCGCCCCGCGAGAAGCCCGCGGTGATCATCCTGGGCTCCGGCCCGAACCGCATCGGCCAGGGCATCGAGTTCGACTACTCCTGCGTCCACGCCTCCTTCGCGCTGTCCGACGCCGGGTACGAGACCGTGATGGTCAACTGCAACCCGGAGACCGTCTCCACCGACTACGACACCTCCGACCGCCTGTACTTCGAGCCGCTGACGCTGGAGGACGTGCTGGAGATCGTCCACGCGGAGGCGCAGGCCGGGCCGATCGCCGGTGTCGTCGTCCAGCTCGGCGGCCAGACCCCGCTGGGCCTGGCGCAGGCGCTGAAGGACAACGGGGTGCCGATCGTCGGCACGCCTCCGGAGGCGATCCACGCGGCCGAGGACCGGGGCGCGTTCGGGCGCGTGCTCGCCGAGGCCGGGCTGCCGGCCCCGAAGCACGGCACGGCCACCACCTTCGCCGAGGCCAAGGCCATCGCGGACGAGATCGGCTACCCGGTCCTCGTCCGGCCGTCCTACGTCCTCGGCGGGCGCGGCATGGAGATCGTCTACGACGAGACCCGGCTGTCGTCCTACATCGCCGAGTCGACCGAGATCAGCCCCACCCGGCCGGTCCTGGTCGACCGCTTCCTCGACGACGCCATCGAGATCGACGTCGACGCGCTCTACGACGGTGAGGAGCTGTACCTCGGCGGTGTCATGGAGCACATCGAGGAGGCCGGCATCCACTCCGGCGACTCGGCGTGCGCCCTGCCCCCGATCACGCTCGGCGGCTTCGACATCAAGCGCCTGCGGGCCTCGACCGAGGCCATCGCGCGCGGAGTGGGCGTGCGCGGCCTGATCAACATCCAGTTCGCGATGGCCGGTGACATCCTCTACGTGCTGGAGGCCAACCCGCGCGCGTCCCGCACGGTCCCCTTCACCTCGAAGGCGACCGCGGTGCCACTGGCGAAGGCCGCCGCCCGGATCTCGCTGGGCGCGAGCATCGCCGAACTGCGCGCCGAGGGGCTGCTCCCGGCGACCGGCGACGGTGGCGAGCTGCCGCTGGACGCGCCGATCTCCGTCAAGGAGGCCGTGATGCCGTGGAGCCGCTTCCGTGACACCTCCGGTCGCGGCGTGGACACCGTCCTCGGCCCGGAGATGCGCTCCACCGGCGAGGTCATGGGCATCGACTCCGTCTTCGGCACGGCGTACGCCAAGTCGCAGGCGGGGGCGTACGGCCCGCTGCCCACCAAGGGGCGCGCGTTCATCTCGGTCGCCAACCGCGACAAGCGCTCGATGATCTTCCCGGCGCGCGAGCTGGTCGGCCACGGCTTCGAGCTGCTCGCCACCTCCGGCACCGCCGAGGTCCTCAAGCGCAACGGCATCAACGCCACGGTCGTGCGCAAGCAGTCCGAGGGCACCGGCCCGAACGGCGAGAAGACCATCGTCCAGCTCATCCACGACGGTGAGGTCGACCTCATCGTCAACACCCCGTACGGCACCGGCGGCCGCCTCGACGGCTACGAGATCCGCACGGCGGCCGTGGCGCGGTCCGTGCCGTGCCTGACGACGGTCCAGGCGCTCGCCGCCGCCGTCCAGGGCATCGACGCCCTCAACCACGGGGACGTGGGCGTCCGCTCGCTCCAGGAACACGCGGAACACCTGACCGCGGCCCGCGCCTAG
- the carA gene encoding glutamine-hydrolyzing carbamoyl-phosphate synthase small subunit produces MTTSTRGTTKVPAVLVLEDGRIFRGRAYGAVGETFGEAVFSTGMTGYQETLTDPSYDRQIVVATAPQIGNTGWNDEDDESSRIWVSGYVVRDPARVPSNWRAKRSLDDELVAQNVVGISGIDTRALTRHLRERGSMRAGIFSGEAIGSEAELLARVQAQPHMKGASLYEEVATKEVYVVPAVGEKRFTVAAIDLGIKGMTPHRMAERGIEVHVLPATASADDVYAVNPDGVFFSNGPGDPATADGPVALMTEVLERRTPLFGICFGNQILGRALGFGTYKLKYGHRGINQPVQDRTTGKVEVTAHNHGFAVDAPLDQVSETKFGRAEVSHVCLNDDVVEGLQLLDQPAFSVQYHPEAAAGPHDAAYLFDRFVTLMEGQRA; encoded by the coding sequence ATGACGACCTCCACAAGGGGAACCACCAAGGTTCCCGCCGTACTCGTCCTGGAGGACGGCCGGATCTTCCGCGGCCGTGCCTACGGGGCCGTGGGGGAGACCTTCGGCGAAGCGGTGTTCTCCACCGGCATGACCGGCTACCAGGAGACCCTGACCGACCCGTCGTACGACCGCCAGATCGTCGTCGCGACCGCCCCGCAGATCGGCAACACCGGCTGGAACGACGAGGACGACGAGTCGAGCCGCATCTGGGTCTCCGGCTACGTAGTGCGTGACCCCGCGCGAGTGCCCTCCAACTGGCGCGCCAAGCGCTCCCTGGACGACGAGCTGGTCGCGCAGAACGTCGTCGGGATCTCCGGCATCGACACCCGCGCGCTCACCCGTCACCTTCGCGAGCGCGGCTCGATGCGCGCCGGCATCTTCTCCGGCGAGGCGATCGGCTCGGAAGCCGAGCTTCTCGCGCGCGTGCAGGCCCAGCCGCACATGAAGGGCGCGAGCCTCTACGAGGAGGTCGCCACCAAGGAGGTCTACGTCGTCCCGGCGGTCGGCGAGAAGCGGTTCACCGTCGCCGCCATCGACCTCGGCATCAAGGGCATGACCCCGCACCGCATGGCCGAACGCGGCATCGAGGTGCATGTGCTCCCGGCGACCGCCTCCGCGGACGACGTGTACGCCGTCAACCCCGACGGTGTGTTCTTCTCCAACGGCCCGGGCGACCCGGCCACCGCCGACGGCCCTGTCGCGCTGATGACCGAGGTGCTGGAGCGCAGGACGCCGCTGTTCGGCATCTGCTTCGGCAACCAGATCCTCGGCCGCGCCCTCGGCTTCGGCACCTACAAGCTGAAGTACGGCCACCGGGGCATCAACCAGCCGGTCCAGGACCGTACGACCGGCAAGGTCGAGGTCACCGCGCACAACCACGGGTTCGCCGTGGACGCGCCGCTCGACCAGGTCAGCGAGACGAAGTTCGGCCGCGCCGAGGTCTCCCACGTCTGCCTCAACGACGACGTCGTGGAGGGGCTCCAGCTGCTCGACCAGCCGGCCTTCTCCGTCCAGTACCACCCCGAAGCGGCAGCGGGCCCGCACGACGCCGCCTACCTGTTCGACCGCTTCGTAACCCTGATGGAGGGCCAGCGTGCCTAA